The following proteins come from a genomic window of Archocentrus centrarchus isolate MPI-CPG fArcCen1 chromosome 3, fArcCen1, whole genome shotgun sequence:
- the wt1b gene encoding WT1 transcription factor b isoform X1: MAGHLVIEVKRLHLLLEYHHYFFGLDCLEHPSLMLTEACGAMSVGSDVCDLTLLQPAPPVSSLPGAGGSCGMSVGGGQWTQLLDLHPGSPYSSLPSHHSLIKQEPGWGTTDQIEDPHCGRGAFTVHFSGQFTGPGPCRVGAFGEPPSNQPRMFPNGAYLPSCVDSPPTPRNQGYGAVGLDNNPSYGHTPSHHTPQLSSLSFKHEDTLSPPNSIVDQQFPAPNPMFGCHSPSDSCPNSQALLLRNYNSDNLYQMASQLECVTWNQMNSLASSIKSGHPPSYDSDPTAPPPSMLVSAQYHIHTHGVFRGLQDVRRVSGITSPVARSSEASEKRPFVCAYPGCSKRYFKLSHLQMHGRKHTGEKPYQCDFTDCGRRFSRSDQLKRHQRRHTGVKPFQCETCQRKFSRSDHLKTHTRTHTGKTSEKPFTCRWSNCQKKFARSDELVRHHSMHQRNLTKQQPAI; this comes from the exons ATGGCAGGTCACTTGGTGATTGAGGTGAAGAGG TTGCACCTTCTTTTGGAATACCACCACTACTTTTTTGGACTGGACTGTCTTGAACACCCTTCACTAATGCTGACCGAAGCGTGTGGAGCCATGTCAGTGGGGTCAGATGTTTGCGATCTGACCCTTTTACAACCTGCACCTCCTGTGTCATCCTTACCAGGAGCTGGTGGCAGCTGTGGGATGTCTGTTGGTGGTGGCCAGTGGACCCAACTGCTGGACCTCCACCCTGGCTCTCCATACAGCTCCCTGCCCTCCCATCACTCCCTCATCAAGCAGGAGCCAGGCTGGGGAACCACTGACCAAATAGAGGACCCTCACTGTGGACGTGGGGCCTTCACAGTGCACTTCTCTGGCCAATTTACAGGCCCAGGCCCCTGCCGGGTCGGGGCCTTTGGGGAGCCACCTTCAAACCAGCCACGAATGTTTCCCAATGGAGCCTACCTGCCCAGCTGTGTGGACAGTCCTCCTACACCCAGAAATCAGG gTTACGGAGCAGTTGGTTTAGACAACAACCCCAGTTATGGTCACACTCCATCTCACCACACCCCTCAGCTCTCCAGCCTGTCATTCAAACACGAGGACACACTGTCACCGCCAAACAGCATAG ttgacCAGCAATTTCCAGCACCAAATCCTATGTTTGGCTGCCACAGTCCTTCAGACTCTTGTCCGAACAGCCAAGCGCTGCTCCTGCGAAATTACAACAG TGATAACCTGTACCAAATGGCATCTCAGCTGGAGTGTGTAACATGGAACCAGATGAACTCCCTGGCATCATCTATAAAGAG TGGCCATCCACCCAGCTATGACAGTGACCCCACAGCCCCACCTCCATCCATGCTTGTCAGCGCCCAgtaccacatacacacacacggtgtCTTCAGAGGACTTCAG GATGTCAGACGGGTATCCGGTATCACTTCCCCAGTCGCGAGATCTTCAGAAGCCAGTGAGAAGCGACCCTTTGTGTGTGCTTATCCCGGCTGCAGCAAGAGATACTTCAAGCTGTCACACCTGCAGATGCATGGCCGCAAACACACAG GAGAGAAACCTTATCAGTGTGATTTCACGGACTGCGGGCGCAGATTCTCTCGCTCGGACCAGTTAAAGAGACACCAGCGCAGACACACAG GAGTGAAGCCCTTTCAGTGTGAGACGTGTCAGAGAAAGTTTTCACGGTCAGATCATCTTAAGACGCACACTCGGACTCATACAGGTAAAACAA GCGAGAAGCCCTTTACATGCCGCTGGTCCAACTGTCAAAAGAAGTTTGCCCGCTCTGACGAGCTGGTGCGCCACCACAGCATGCACCAGAGGAACCTGACCAAGCAGCAGCCTGCCATCTGA
- the wt1b gene encoding WT1 transcription factor b isoform X2, with the protein MAGHLVIEVKRLHLLLEYHHYFFGLDCLEHPSLMLTEACGAMSVGSDVCDLTLLQPAPPVSSLPGAGGSCGMSVGGGQWTQLLDLHPGSPYSSLPSHHSLIKQEPGWGTTDQIEDPHCGRGAFTVHFSGQFTGPGPCRVGAFGEPPSNQPRMFPNGAYLPSCVDSPPTPRNQGYGAVGLDNNPSYGHTPSHHTPQLSSLSFKHEDTLSPPNSIVDQQFPAPNPMFGCHSPSDSCPNSQALLLRNYNSDNLYQMASQLECVTWNQMNSLASSIKSGHPPSYDSDPTAPPPSMLVSAQYHIHTHGVFRGLQDVRRVSGITSPVARSSEASEKRPFVCAYPGCSKRYFKLSHLQMHGRKHTGEKPYQCDFTDCGRRFSRSDQLKRHQRRHTGVKPFQCETCQRKFSRSDHLKTHTRTHTGEKPFTCRWSNCQKKFARSDELVRHHSMHQRNLTKQQPAI; encoded by the exons ATGGCAGGTCACTTGGTGATTGAGGTGAAGAGG TTGCACCTTCTTTTGGAATACCACCACTACTTTTTTGGACTGGACTGTCTTGAACACCCTTCACTAATGCTGACCGAAGCGTGTGGAGCCATGTCAGTGGGGTCAGATGTTTGCGATCTGACCCTTTTACAACCTGCACCTCCTGTGTCATCCTTACCAGGAGCTGGTGGCAGCTGTGGGATGTCTGTTGGTGGTGGCCAGTGGACCCAACTGCTGGACCTCCACCCTGGCTCTCCATACAGCTCCCTGCCCTCCCATCACTCCCTCATCAAGCAGGAGCCAGGCTGGGGAACCACTGACCAAATAGAGGACCCTCACTGTGGACGTGGGGCCTTCACAGTGCACTTCTCTGGCCAATTTACAGGCCCAGGCCCCTGCCGGGTCGGGGCCTTTGGGGAGCCACCTTCAAACCAGCCACGAATGTTTCCCAATGGAGCCTACCTGCCCAGCTGTGTGGACAGTCCTCCTACACCCAGAAATCAGG gTTACGGAGCAGTTGGTTTAGACAACAACCCCAGTTATGGTCACACTCCATCTCACCACACCCCTCAGCTCTCCAGCCTGTCATTCAAACACGAGGACACACTGTCACCGCCAAACAGCATAG ttgacCAGCAATTTCCAGCACCAAATCCTATGTTTGGCTGCCACAGTCCTTCAGACTCTTGTCCGAACAGCCAAGCGCTGCTCCTGCGAAATTACAACAG TGATAACCTGTACCAAATGGCATCTCAGCTGGAGTGTGTAACATGGAACCAGATGAACTCCCTGGCATCATCTATAAAGAG TGGCCATCCACCCAGCTATGACAGTGACCCCACAGCCCCACCTCCATCCATGCTTGTCAGCGCCCAgtaccacatacacacacacggtgtCTTCAGAGGACTTCAG GATGTCAGACGGGTATCCGGTATCACTTCCCCAGTCGCGAGATCTTCAGAAGCCAGTGAGAAGCGACCCTTTGTGTGTGCTTATCCCGGCTGCAGCAAGAGATACTTCAAGCTGTCACACCTGCAGATGCATGGCCGCAAACACACAG GAGAGAAACCTTATCAGTGTGATTTCACGGACTGCGGGCGCAGATTCTCTCGCTCGGACCAGTTAAAGAGACACCAGCGCAGACACACAG GAGTGAAGCCCTTTCAGTGTGAGACGTGTCAGAGAAAGTTTTCACGGTCAGATCATCTTAAGACGCACACTCGGACTCATACAG GCGAGAAGCCCTTTACATGCCGCTGGTCCAACTGTCAAAAGAAGTTTGCCCGCTCTGACGAGCTGGTGCGCCACCACAGCATGCACCAGAGGAACCTGACCAAGCAGCAGCCTGCCATCTGA
- the wt1b gene encoding WT1 transcription factor b isoform X3: MSVGGGQWTQLLDLHPGSPYSSLPSHHSLIKQEPGWGTTDQIEDPHCGRGAFTVHFSGQFTGPGPCRVGAFGEPPSNQPRMFPNGAYLPSCVDSPPTPRNQGYGAVGLDNNPSYGHTPSHHTPQLSSLSFKHEDTLSPPNSIVDQQFPAPNPMFGCHSPSDSCPNSQALLLRNYNSDNLYQMASQLECVTWNQMNSLASSIKSGHPPSYDSDPTAPPPSMLVSAQYHIHTHGVFRGLQDVRRVSGITSPVARSSEASEKRPFVCAYPGCSKRYFKLSHLQMHGRKHTGEKPYQCDFTDCGRRFSRSDQLKRHQRRHTGVKPFQCETCQRKFSRSDHLKTHTRTHTGKTSEKPFTCRWSNCQKKFARSDELVRHHSMHQRNLTKQQPAI, from the exons ATGTCTGTTGGTGGTGGCCAGTGGACCCAACTGCTGGACCTCCACCCTGGCTCTCCATACAGCTCCCTGCCCTCCCATCACTCCCTCATCAAGCAGGAGCCAGGCTGGGGAACCACTGACCAAATAGAGGACCCTCACTGTGGACGTGGGGCCTTCACAGTGCACTTCTCTGGCCAATTTACAGGCCCAGGCCCCTGCCGGGTCGGGGCCTTTGGGGAGCCACCTTCAAACCAGCCACGAATGTTTCCCAATGGAGCCTACCTGCCCAGCTGTGTGGACAGTCCTCCTACACCCAGAAATCAGG gTTACGGAGCAGTTGGTTTAGACAACAACCCCAGTTATGGTCACACTCCATCTCACCACACCCCTCAGCTCTCCAGCCTGTCATTCAAACACGAGGACACACTGTCACCGCCAAACAGCATAG ttgacCAGCAATTTCCAGCACCAAATCCTATGTTTGGCTGCCACAGTCCTTCAGACTCTTGTCCGAACAGCCAAGCGCTGCTCCTGCGAAATTACAACAG TGATAACCTGTACCAAATGGCATCTCAGCTGGAGTGTGTAACATGGAACCAGATGAACTCCCTGGCATCATCTATAAAGAG TGGCCATCCACCCAGCTATGACAGTGACCCCACAGCCCCACCTCCATCCATGCTTGTCAGCGCCCAgtaccacatacacacacacggtgtCTTCAGAGGACTTCAG GATGTCAGACGGGTATCCGGTATCACTTCCCCAGTCGCGAGATCTTCAGAAGCCAGTGAGAAGCGACCCTTTGTGTGTGCTTATCCCGGCTGCAGCAAGAGATACTTCAAGCTGTCACACCTGCAGATGCATGGCCGCAAACACACAG GAGAGAAACCTTATCAGTGTGATTTCACGGACTGCGGGCGCAGATTCTCTCGCTCGGACCAGTTAAAGAGACACCAGCGCAGACACACAG GAGTGAAGCCCTTTCAGTGTGAGACGTGTCAGAGAAAGTTTTCACGGTCAGATCATCTTAAGACGCACACTCGGACTCATACAGGTAAAACAA GCGAGAAGCCCTTTACATGCCGCTGGTCCAACTGTCAAAAGAAGTTTGCCCGCTCTGACGAGCTGGTGCGCCACCACAGCATGCACCAGAGGAACCTGACCAAGCAGCAGCCTGCCATCTGA